DNA from Amorphoplanes friuliensis DSM 7358:
CCCGGCCTCACCGGGAATGTCGAAGCACCAGCGCAGGTCGATCCCGAAGTCGGCGGCCGCACCCGTGCGGGCGTCCTCGATGGCCGCGCAGAACGCCGGCGCCGGGATCCCCCGTCGCACGTGGGAGTACGGCGTGATGGTCAGCTCGGCGTACCGGACCTGCTGACGGGCCAGCTCGCGGGCCACCTCGTAGGTCAGCGTGCGGACGTCCTCGTCGTCGCGGATCAGGTCGACGACGCTCAGGTAGACCTCGATGAAGTGGCCGAAGTCGCGGAAGGCGAAGTAGTCGGCGAGCGCGGCCGGGTCGGCGGGCACCGGGCTCGCACCCTCGTGCCGGGCCGCCAGCTCGGCGACGATGCGCGGCGAGGCGGAGCCGACGTGGTGCACGTGCAGCTCGGCCTTGGGCAACCCGGCGATGAACGAGGTCAGGTCGGTCAACTTCTCTCCCCCTGTGCGGTGGTCGCCACCACGAAGATCCGGCGGAACGGGAACGCCACGAACCCGTTCCGGGCAGGGTATTCCGCCGCCAGACGGGCACCGAGGGCGGCCCGGAAGTCCTGCCACCGCGTGTCGTCCAGGGCGGCCCGCACCGGGCGCAGCGCCGTGCCTTCCATCCACCTCAGCACGGGGTGGTCCTCCCCGGCCACCGGCAGCAGGTGCACGTAGGTCGTCTCCCAGGCGTCGACCGCGGCACCGGCGTCGGCCAGCAGGCCGGCGTAACCCACCGGGTCGTCCACCGGCGCCTCGCGGACGAGCTCACCGACCGTTTCCGCGTACGCGGAGCTGCGGGCGACCTCGCGCAGGGCGCGGTGAGAGGGGGCGCCGAAGTTGCCCGGGACCTGCATGGCGAACCACGCGCCGGGCGGCAGCGCCCGCACCCAGCGGCTGATCAGCTGCTGGTGGCCCGGCACCCACTGCAGGGCCGCGTTGGTGACGACCACGTCCGTGCCGGGGCCCGGCTCCCAGTCGCGCAGGTCGGCGACGGTGAACTCCACGGGCGCGCCGAGGTCCCGCGCCTTCGTGATCATCTCGGGTGAGGAGTCGACACCGGTGACACGTGCGCCGGGCCAGCGCTCGGCGAGGCTCGCGGTCAGCTCGCCGGGACCGCAGCCGAGATCGGTCACGGCGCGGGGCTCCGTGGCGCCGATGCGGTTGGTCAGGTCGAAGAACGGGCGTGAACGCTCGGCGCCGAAGCGGTGGTAGACAGCGGGATCCCACATCTCACTTCTCCAAACCGTACGTACGTCTTTTTTGCACCGTACCACCGGACGGATAGGGTCACGGGGTGGAGAATCGCAGCTTCGGCCGGATGGGCCGCACCGTCGGCGTGATCGGACTCGGCGCCTGGCAACTCGGCGCCGACTGGGGAAGCGTCAGTGAGGAGGACGCCCACGCCACGCTGGCCGCGGCGGTCGACTCCGGCGTGACCTTCATCGACACCGCCGACGTCTACGGCGACGGCCGCAGCGAGCAGGTCATCGGGCAGTTCATCAAGGACCGGCCGCACCTGACCGTGGCGACCAAGATGGGCCGGCGGGTGCCGCAGGAGCCCGGCAACTACACGCTCGACAACTTCCGGGCGTGGACCGACCGCTCGCGCACCAACCTCGGCGTCGAAACCCTCGACCTGGTGCAGCTGCACTGCCCGCCGACCCCGGTGTTCTCGACGGAGGCGGTCTACGACGCCCTCGACACGCTGGTGCAGGAGAAGCGCATCGCGGCCTACGGCGTGAGTGTCGAGAAGGTCGACGAGGCCCTGGCGGCCATCGCCCGGCCGGGCACCGCCAGCGTCCAGATCATCCTGAACGCGCTGCGGCTCAAGCCCCTCGAGCAGGTGCTGCCCGCCGCCGCGGCCGCCGGTGTCGGCATCATCGCCCGGGTGCCGCTGGCCAGTGGGCTGCTGTCCGGCCGTTACGACGAGCACACGACGTTCGGCGCCGACGACCACCGCAACTACAACCGCCACGGCGAGGCCTTCGACGTCGGCGAGACGTTCTCGGGCGTCGACTTCGAGACCGGCCTCGAGGCCGTACGCCGGCTCAAGCCGCACGTGCCGGCGGGCGCGACCATGGCGCAGTTCGCGCTGCGCTGGATCCTCGACCAGAGCGGCGTCACCGTGGTCATCCCCGGTGCCCGCAACCCGGAGCAGGCTCAGGGCAACGCCTCCGCGGCCGCCCTCGCGCCGCTCGACGCCGAGGCCCACGCCGCCGTCCGGTCGGTCTACGACGAGCTGATCAGGCCCCAGGTCCATGACCGCTGGTGAAGGAGTGCCCATGAAGGGCTGGCCGTGGCTGACCGGGGGCGCGCTCGCCCTCGTGATCGGCGTGCTGTGGACCGCGCAGGGTTTCGACCTGCTCGGTGGCAGCGTCATGAGCGGCGTGACGATCTGGGCCGTGATCGGGCCGGTCGTCGCCGTGGCCGGCCTGGCGCTCATCGTCGTCGGCGTCCGGGCCCGCGCCCGGAGCAAGCAGTAGCGGAACAGAAGAACCCCGCACCCCTGAACAGGGGATGCGGGGTTGTTCAAGCCGATCTCCGCCAGGCGATCGACAGCCGGCGTCGCCGCCGGCAGGTTGGCATCAGAGCGGGCGAACCTGTTCCGCCTGCGGGCCCTTCTGGCCCTGGGCGATCTCGAACTCGACCCGCTGGTTCTCTTCCAGAGTGCGGTAACCGCTGCTCTGGATGGCCGAGAAGTGGACGAACACGTCAGCACCCCCGCCGTCGACGGTGATGAAGCCGAAGCCCTTGTCTGCGTTGAACCACTTCACGGTTCCTTGCGCCATGCTGAACTCTCCTTCTGAAAATGCCGGCCCGGTGATGCGGGGCCGATGGTCGTTTTCGAGCAGCGGCACCGCGAGGGGCGGCTTTTCAGAAGGACGAACCCCTGAACCACGTACACAAAAACTGGCCACACTGTACCCGAAAAAGTAGCCCGAAAGCTGCCCCCCGGGAGAATCCCGTCGACGCCCACGGAACCGGAAAAGGCCTCCGCTAGCGCTCAGGGAGCGCCGGAGGCCTTGACCGGGGTCTATGCGTTGCGGTCGATCAGTCCGGCCACTCGCCGGTGAAACGACGGACGCCGACAGCGCCTCCGCGATCGACGAGCGCCCGCACCGCGGCGAAGATGGCACCCTGCAGTGCCGCCGCGGCGAGGATCTCTCCCCAGCCACGGTCCTCGTCGGTCGCGTTCGGGGCGTCGTCGTCACCGGAGGCGAGCTTCCAGATCTCCTTGAAGACAAAACCGGCGATGGCACCGGCACCGAGGCCCAGCGCGAGCCCGACCGGCTTGTACGCCACCTTCTGGAGCTTGCTGCTCACTTACGCCTCCCCCGCACGATCAGGATGATGCCGACCAGGGCCACACCGGCCGCGAGCACAGCGGCGAACGGGACCGGGTTGCGCCGGACCTGCACCCGGGCCTCCTGGACCTTGTCCAGCGCGCCGGACTCACGAGCCTTGTCGCCGGCCGTCGCCGCGGTCTCACGAACCTTGTCGAGGGCCGGGGCGACCTTGTCACCGGCCTGGCCGGTGGCGGTGCGCACCTTCTCGGACGCCACACCCACGGCGGCGGCAGCGGCTCCGCGGACCTTCTCGGTCGCGTCGTGCACCTGCGCCCGGGCCTTCTGCTTGGTCTGCTCGACCTGCTCCTTGGCCCGCGCCTTGACGTCCGCCTTGGCCGCGAGGGCCTGGACGGTCTCGCCGAGCTCCGCGCGGGTCTGCTTGATCTCCTCGCGGAGGGCAGCCACGTCGGGCTTGCCCCCGGAGGATCCGTTCTTGTTGTCGCTCATGCCCGGCTCCTGGTCTTGATCGCGTGCTTGACCTCATCGACGTCCGCCTTCGCGCTGGCGATGGCGGCCGACGGCTCCGGCGGGACAGCCTGGGTGACCTGCTTCTTGCCGAGCAGCGCCAGGACCCCGGCCGTGGCGAACAGCACCACGGTGATAATCAGGGCGGCGAGCCACAGCGGCAGGAACAGATCGAGAACGATGATCAGCGTGGCGAACAGTGCCCCGACGCCGTACAGCGCGAGCACCCCTCCTCCGCCGAACAGACCCACACCGATGCCGGCGTGCTTACCCTTCTCCGTGAGCTCCGCCTTTGCGAGCGCGATCTCATCCTTCACCAGACGAGAGAGCTGCTCGCTCGCCTTCTGTACCAATTCCGAGGTGGACTGGTCGGTCGCCGGACGGACCGGGCTACCGTTCAGGACATCGGCCATGGTGTCCTCCTTTCCCAATGAAGGCTTGTATGCCCTGCACAGGGCCGGATCAATCCTCGCGTACGAAGACCAGAATTACTGCCGCATACCGGACGCAGAGGCGACAACAGGCTCCTCCGGGCCACCAAAAGTGGCCGCACGTTCGTTGCCGTCGCCGATTCCGCTGAAGACCCGGGCGTCGTCGGAGGCCTCGGGCTCGATCCCCGGCCGTGACCCGGACCGCGCGGGCAGGATGCGGCTGCTCTCGCCCACCTCGGCGCGCACCCGGGGCAGCGACTCGCGGCGGTGCTCGAAGACCCAGGCGACCAGGCGTTCGCGCACGAGGCAGCGCAGGTCCCACAGCGAGCCCGCGTCATCGGCGCTGACCAGGGCCCGCAGCCGGATCATGCCGCCGACCGCGTCGGTCACCTGCAGCACGCAGACACGGCCGTTCCACAACTCCGTGCCCTCGCACACCGCGCGCAACTCCGCGCGCATCGGCTCGATCGGCGCGGACCAGTCCACGTCGATCTCGGCCGTGCCGAGCACCGCTGAGCCCGTACGCGTCCAGTTCTGGAAGGGTTTGGTGGTGAAGTAGGACGTGGGGAGGATGAGCCGCCGGTCGTCCCAGATCTGCACCGCGACGTAGGTGAGGGTGAGCTCCTCGATGCGGCCCCACTCCCCCTCGACGACCACCACGTCGTCGATGCGCACGGCGTCGCTGAAGGCGAGCTGGAGACCGGCGATCAGGTTGCCCAGCGTGCTCTGCGCGGCCAGCGCGGCGATGACCGAGACGAGTCCGGCCGACGCGAGCAAGCTGGCACCGAGCGCACGGACGCCGGGGAAGGTCATCAGCATCACGCCGAGGGTGACCACGACGATGACGGCGACGGTGACCCGGCGCAGCATCACCACCTGGGTCTTGAGCCGGCGGGCCTTGAGGTTGTCGGCGACGTCGACCCGCCACCGGGCCAGGGCCGCGTCCTCGAGGACGAGCAGCAGGGCGCCGATGAGCCAGGCGACGGAAGCTATCACCAGGATCACCAGGGCGTGCAGAACGCCGGTGCGGCCCGGGAAGTCGCCGGCGAAGCCCCGCAGGGCCTGCTGCACGGCGAACACGATCATGGTGGCGAGGAACGGTTTGTGTGCCGTCGTCGCCAGGTCGTCCAGCAGGGTCGATCGGCGGCCGAGACGCCTGAGGATCCAGTGCACCACCTCGACGAGCACGAGCGCTGAGCCCGCCGCGACGACAACGGCGAGCAGGGCGGTCATAACGCTGGTCACGGTTTCCCTCTCCTGGTTCAGGGGTCGTTGCCAGCGATCTACCTTGCCCTGCCCGCCGGTTCGTGGAACCTGATTGCGGAAGGTCGGACTTTGCTCTGCGTCACACCTTGCGGTAGCGCGCCTGCGAGAAGCAGTAGACGCCGAAGCAGGCGATGCCCAGCGCGACCAGGGCCAGCAGCCACGGGCCGAACGGCTGGTCCACCAGCAGCTTCAGCGCGGCGTCGAGGCCACGGGCCTTCTCGGGGTCGTACGTCACGGCCGCGGCGACGATGAGGCCACCGGCGATGGCGTAGGCGACACCCTTGGCGGAGTAGCCGGCAACACCGAGGCGACGGGTGGTCTTGCGGACGGTCGCGTTCATCTGCTGCGTGTTGAGCTTCTGCTCGAACTTCTTGGTGATGCCGTAGACCAGCAGGCCGATGCCGACGCCGATCACCACGAGGCCGATGAAGCCGACGAGCCAGCGGCCGCCGCTGTTGTCCATCAGGCTGGACGCGCCCTTCTGCTGGCTGTCGCCGGTCGAGGCGTTCGAGCCCTGCAGCACCTTGATCCCGGTCCAGGCGAACGACAGGTAGATGATCGCGCGGGCGCCGGAGACAACCCGCTCGGCGATCGCCTCCTTGCCCTGCTGACCGCTCTCGCCGATCGCGGCCTCGAACGCCTGCCAGATGGCCAGAGCGATCATGCCGATGACGGCGATGACCACCAGCGCCTTGCCGAACGGCTTGGTGGCGAGCTCCTGGAGCGCGCCGGACTGGTCGCTCTCGGCCGAGCTGCCGAACGCGACCTGGAGGGCGAGCCAGGCGAAGAGGAGGTGGATGACGCCGTACATGACGAAGCCACCACGGGCGAGATATTCGAGCGGCTTGCTGTCGGCGGCACGGGAGGCCGAGCTGCGGGCTTGCTGGGTGGCTGACATGCCGCCTTCTTTGACCTGCAGCAAACTTTTTGAAACCTGCTGCCCGTGCCGGCCGATCGTGCTAGCGAGACACGACAAAGCCGACGTTGTCGGCGGTGACACTGTCCAGGGTGACCTGGAGGCCGGCGACGTCCACGGCCTGCTGGCCCTTGGTGAGCTGGATCTGCTCCCCGGCCACCTCGAGAGTCACCGTGTTGGCGTCGGCGCTGACGAACTTGGCCTCCACGCCGAGGACGCTGGCACTGGCACTGGTGCTGCGCTCGAGAGTGACGGTGCACTGGTCGAGTCCACAGCTGACGTTGTCGCTGCTGCATCCGGCGAGGAGGGCCAGACCCAGAGCGGCCGAGGTGAACAGGGCGGCGATACGCGGTGCTGCGGTGTTCATCACCCGATCAAGAGTACGGGCTGTCCGCCAACCTAGGCTGGGACGCATGGACGTCACCGTGCAGGACAACCCGGCCCGCCACCGCTTCGAGATCCTCGTCGACGGCGAGGTGGCCGGTTTTGCCGACTACCGCGTCCGGGACGAGGCCGTGGTCGTCGTGCACAGCGAGGTCGACCGGGCGTACAGGGGTCAGGGCCTGGGCGGCACGCTGGCCGGACAGACCCTGGACGCCCTGCGGGAGCGCGGCGTGAAGGTCGTCCCCGCGTGCCCGTTCTTCGCGAAGTACGTCGCGGAGCACCCGGAGTACGACGACCTCGTCGCGAACTGAACCGTCAGGCGGCGAGCGCCTGCGACGCCAGGTGCGGCACCGAGGTGCCGGCGATGATCTCGGCCGCCGCCTGACCGCAGGCCCGCGTGGCGCCATAGGTCGCGAGGTGCAGGCCGCCGCTGACGACGACCGGCACACCCATCTCGACCACGATCGCGTCGGGACGCACGGCCAGGGTGCGCTCGAGCGCGTCCGCGATCCACGGGTGCCGGTGCACGTCCCGCACCACGAGCACCAGCGGGCGGGCGCCGGCACCGGCGAGGATCGGGGCGACCGGGTCGGTCACGCCGGCCAGGTCGTCGGCGGAGAGCCGGACCGACGTGGTCCCCGGCAGCAGGGTGTTCAGCGGTGCGCCCACACCCCAGGGCGTCTCGGCGCCGATGGCGATGTTGCGCGGCGGGGCGAACTCGACCACGTGCGGCGGGAGGGTCAGCGGCAGGTCCGGGGCGTCCGCGGTGGCGGTCACGCGGACCGCACGGCGGGCGGCGGCCTGGCCGACGACGGATCCACCGATCACGGCGACCTCGTGCGCGTCCGATCCGGCGGCGTCGGCCACGGCGCGGGCGCCGATCGAGGTCTGCGTCTCCAGCGTCCAGGCGGCCAGCTTGCGGACCCGGGCCGCGGCGTCGCGCAGCCGCGCCTCCGGCAGCTCGCCACTGCGGACGGCGGCGACGATGGCATCCCGCAGGCGGAGCGCGGTCTGCTCGTCGGCGTGGTCGCCGCCGACACAGATGGCGTCGGCGCCGGCGGCCAGGGCGCGCACGGTGGCGCCCTCGAGGCCGTAGGCGCGGCGGACGCCCTGCATCTCGATGCCGTCGGTGACGATCAGGCCCTCGAAGCCCAGCTCCTCGCGGAGCAGCCCGGTCAGGATCCGCCGGCTCAGCGTCGCGGGCAGGTCCGGGTCGTACGCGGGCACGAGCAGGTGACCGGTCATGACCGACTGCACGCCCGCGGCGATGGCGGCCCGGAACGGCACCAGCTCGACCTCGTCCAGCCACTCGCGGCTGCGGTCGATCAGGGGCACGTCGTGGTGCGAGTCGACGGCGGTGTCGCCGTGACCCGGGAAGTGCTTGGCGCAGGCGGCGACGCCGGACTCCTGAAGGCCCCGGATCCACGCCGCGCCGTGCCGGGCCACGAGGCCGGGTTCGGCGCCGAACGCGCGGACGCCGATCACCGGGTTGTCGGGGTTGCTGTTGACGTCGGTGTCCGGCGCGTAGTCCAGCGTGATGCCGGCGTGGGCCAGCTCCAGGCCGAGGTCGCGGGCGACGGCGGAGGTCAGGTCGGTGTCGTCGATCGCGCCGAGGCCGAGGTTGCCGGGCCGGGAGCTGCCGTGCCGCGACTCGAAGCGGGTGACGTCACCGGCCTCCTCGTCGATGGCCACGATGACGTCCGGCCGTTCGGCGCGCAGTTGGGCGGTCAGCGCCGCGACCTGCGCGGGCGACTCGACGTTGCGGGCGAACAGCGCAACGCCGCCCAGCCCCTCACCCAGCCGGCGCCGGACCCAGTC
Protein-coding regions in this window:
- a CDS encoding DUF4235 domain-containing protein, translated to MSSKLQKVAYKPVGLALGLGAGAIAGFVFKEIWKLASGDDDAPNATDEDRGWGEILAAAALQGAIFAAVRALVDRGGAVGVRRFTGEWPD
- a CDS encoding cold-shock protein gives rise to the protein MAQGTVKWFNADKGFGFITVDGGGADVFVHFSAIQSSGYRTLEENQRVEFEIAQGQKGPQAEQVRPL
- a CDS encoding DUF1206 domain-containing protein, producing MSATQQARSSASRAADSKPLEYLARGGFVMYGVIHLLFAWLALQVAFGSSAESDQSGALQELATKPFGKALVVIAVIGMIALAIWQAFEAAIGESGQQGKEAIAERVVSGARAIIYLSFAWTGIKVLQGSNASTGDSQQKGASSLMDNSGGRWLVGFIGLVVIGVGIGLLVYGITKKFEQKLNTQQMNATVRKTTRRLGVAGYSAKGVAYAIAGGLIVAAAVTYDPEKARGLDAALKLLVDQPFGPWLLALVALGIACFGVYCFSQARYRKV
- a CDS encoding aldo/keto reductase; this encodes MENRSFGRMGRTVGVIGLGAWQLGADWGSVSEEDAHATLAAAVDSGVTFIDTADVYGDGRSEQVIGQFIKDRPHLTVATKMGRRVPQEPGNYTLDNFRAWTDRSRTNLGVETLDLVQLHCPPTPVFSTEAVYDALDTLVQEKRIAAYGVSVEKVDEALAAIARPGTASVQIILNALRLKPLEQVLPAAAAAGVGIIARVPLASGLLSGRYDEHTTFGADDHRNYNRHGEAFDVGETFSGVDFETGLEAVRRLKPHVPAGATMAQFALRWILDQSGVTVVIPGARNPEQAQGNASAAALAPLDAEAHAAVRSVYDELIRPQVHDRW
- a CDS encoding mechanosensitive ion channel domain-containing protein, which gives rise to MTSVMTALLAVVVAAGSALVLVEVVHWILRRLGRRSTLLDDLATTAHKPFLATMIVFAVQQALRGFAGDFPGRTGVLHALVILVIASVAWLIGALLLVLEDAALARWRVDVADNLKARRLKTQVVMLRRVTVAVIVVVTLGVMLMTFPGVRALGASLLASAGLVSVIAALAAQSTLGNLIAGLQLAFSDAVRIDDVVVVEGEWGRIEELTLTYVAVQIWDDRRLILPTSYFTTKPFQNWTRTGSAVLGTAEIDVDWSAPIEPMRAELRAVCEGTELWNGRVCVLQVTDAVGGMIRLRALVSADDAGSLWDLRCLVRERLVAWVFEHRRESLPRVRAEVGESSRILPARSGSRPGIEPEASDDARVFSGIGDGNERAATFGGPEEPVVASASGMRQ
- a CDS encoding glycoside hydrolase family 3 protein, giving the protein MPNHGELPDLAATVLQPGFVGTTVPDWVRRRLGEGLGGVALFARNVESPAQVAALTAQLRAERPDVIVAIDEEAGDVTRFESRHGSSRPGNLGLGAIDDTDLTSAVARDLGLELAHAGITLDYAPDTDVNSNPDNPVIGVRAFGAEPGLVARHGAAWIRGLQESGVAACAKHFPGHGDTAVDSHHDVPLIDRSREWLDEVELVPFRAAIAAGVQSVMTGHLLVPAYDPDLPATLSRRILTGLLREELGFEGLIVTDGIEMQGVRRAYGLEGATVRALAAGADAICVGGDHADEQTALRLRDAIVAAVRSGELPEARLRDAAARVRKLAAWTLETQTSIGARAVADAAGSDAHEVAVIGGSVVGQAAARRAVRVTATADAPDLPLTLPPHVVEFAPPRNIAIGAETPWGVGAPLNTLLPGTTSVRLSADDLAGVTDPVAPILAGAGARPLVLVVRDVHRHPWIADALERTLAVRPDAIVVEMGVPVVVSGGLHLATYGATRACGQAAAEIIAGTSVPHLASQALAA
- a CDS encoding GNAT family N-acetyltransferase; its protein translation is MDVTVQDNPARHRFEILVDGEVAGFADYRVRDEAVVVVHSEVDRAYRGQGLGGTLAGQTLDALRERGVKVVPACPFFAKYVAEHPEYDDLVAN
- a CDS encoding phage holin family protein; translated protein: MADVLNGSPVRPATDQSTSELVQKASEQLSRLVKDEIALAKAELTEKGKHAGIGVGLFGGGGVLALYGVGALFATLIIVLDLFLPLWLAALIITVVLFATAGVLALLGKKQVTQAVPPEPSAAIASAKADVDEVKHAIKTRSRA
- a CDS encoding trans-aconitate 2-methyltransferase, which gives rise to MWDPAVYHRFGAERSRPFFDLTNRIGATEPRAVTDLGCGPGELTASLAERWPGARVTGVDSSPEMITKARDLGAPVEFTVADLRDWEPGPGTDVVVTNAALQWVPGHQQLISRWVRALPPGAWFAMQVPGNFGAPSHRALREVARSSAYAETVGELVREAPVDDPVGYAGLLADAGAAVDAWETTYVHLLPVAGEDHPVLRWMEGTALRPVRAALDDTRWQDFRAALGARLAAEYPARNGFVAFPFRRIFVVATTAQGERS
- a CDS encoding DUF3618 domain-containing protein; this translates as MSDNKNGSSGGKPDVAALREEIKQTRAELGETVQALAAKADVKARAKEQVEQTKQKARAQVHDATEKVRGAAAAAVGVASEKVRTATGQAGDKVAPALDKVRETAATAGDKARESGALDKVQEARVQVRRNPVPFAAVLAAGVALVGIILIVRGRRK